In the Leptospira limi genome, one interval contains:
- a CDS encoding LIC13212 family protein: MMLRFSILLCYFLGMTVVFAEKPASATLKERDSQKQIDLQRKNGFGDNEIDTLHASIIENLRKMKKLQELGVDKTAAQYLAQTPQEHKELYKKDKDGKPYLEIKLPQGQSYIDYPTVFLYDGIAYIYPKEDFSDLDKIILAFRRVNADGTIHVKEMRRLINPSPRSESPEKDEKGEAKLDTNSDIRLEYFRSLTSDTIWPNDPVQTSEADIAMVLNDEKDPLPYDKQKHIMMSYKKMLRKISKQTAFKLRSIELDQKQMITKILDYNTN; encoded by the coding sequence ATGATGCTACGATTTTCTATTCTTCTCTGTTACTTTTTAGGAATGACTGTAGTTTTTGCAGAAAAACCAGCTTCCGCCACTTTAAAAGAAAGGGACTCCCAAAAACAAATCGACCTACAAAGGAAAAATGGGTTTGGAGACAACGAAATTGATACCTTACATGCGAGTATCATCGAAAACCTTCGTAAGATGAAAAAATTACAAGAGTTAGGTGTAGATAAAACAGCAGCCCAATACTTAGCCCAAACTCCACAAGAACACAAAGAGTTATATAAAAAAGATAAAGATGGAAAACCGTATTTGGAAATCAAACTTCCACAAGGGCAATCCTATATCGATTATCCTACTGTATTTTTATATGATGGAATTGCTTATATTTATCCAAAAGAGGATTTTAGTGATTTAGACAAAATCATTTTAGCATTCCGACGAGTGAACGCAGATGGAACCATCCATGTGAAAGAAATGCGTCGCCTCATTAACCCATCTCCAAGATCAGAAAGCCCTGAAAAAGATGAAAAGGGAGAAGCAAAATTGGATACCAACTCTGATATTCGATTGGAGTACTTTCGATCTTTAACTTCTGATACCATCTGGCCAAATGATCCTGTACAAACTTCAGAAGCTGACATTGCAATGGTGTTAAATGACGAAAAGGATCCACTTCCTTATGACAAACAAAAACACATTATGATGTCTTACAAAAAGATGTTACGTAAAATATCAAAACAGACTGCTTTTAAATTACGTAGTATTGAACTGGATCAAAAACAAATGATCACAAAAATTTTGGATTATAACACGAACTAA